A window of Nocardia arthritidis genomic DNA:
ACCGGGATATCGCTGGCGAAAGTGGTTACCGCTTGGGCGTATTGCTCGGGTTTACCGGCATCGGCGATATCGCCGGTCACCAGGATGACATCGGGCCTGCGGCGCAAACCGGCGAGGAAGTCGAAGACGCGTTTCGCGCGCGCGGCGTTACGCACGCCGAGATCGAAATGGGTATCGCTGACCTGAGCCACCAGGATCATCGGCGTTCGCTTTCTCTGGGGGATCGCTCCATTGCGTCAGAGTGTGCCGGATCGGGTGTGCGGCACGCCTTTCAGGCTAGATGACCTGCGTGTTACGCGTCGTCATGAGGCTGGCCACCGGGCAGAACCCAATGGCCGGTCTGTGTCGGCGGGCACAGCTCATTCCGGCTGGTTGACGATGTCGTGCAGGGTTTGCAGCGCGCGCAGGAAGGCGCGGCGGTCCGCGGCGGGCAGATTCGCGAGCAGCACTTCCTCCTGCTCCTGGATTTCGCGCTGGGTGCGGTCGCGCAGTACGCGACCCTCCGGCGTCAGGGAGACCATATTGACCCGGCGGTCTGCCGGATTGGGTTCGCGGCGGATCAGCCCACGCCGCTGCAGGTCGTCGAGTATCGCGATGATCCGGGTTTTATCCGCGCGGGTGGCCTTGGCCAGGGCAGCCTGGGTGTAGATCGGGTCGTCGTCGAGCCGGAGCAGCACGACATAGGCCCACATGGACAGGCCGTTTCGGTCGAGTATGGGCTGCTCGGCCACCATCAGCGCGTGGCCGAGCGGCGCGATCATCGCGGCCAGGTCGGGTCGGGTCACTTCAGGCATGGGTCGAAAATACTGCTTGCATTTAATAAGCTCATGCTTATGATAAGCACATGAGTACGATTACGGATGCGGATCTCGTCGCCATGCACGCCAGGTCCCTGCGACTGACCACCGACCTGGTCGAGACGGTGACGCCCGATCAGCTGAACAACGAAACCCCCTGCGCCGGTTGGAATCTGCGCGACCTGCTGACCCATATGACCATCGAGAACCACGGTTTCGCGGAGTCGGCCCGCGGTCGTGGCGGAGATATTTCCCTATGGCAGACAAGGGAACTCGCCGACCCCATCGGCGAATACCTCACCGCCTCGGCGGACCTGCTCGACGCGTTCGGCGTCGACGACATCTCCGAGCGCGAGTTCCTGCTGCCGGGAATCATGCCGGGCGTCCCGTTCAAGGCCGAGCACGCGGTGCGGTTCCAGCTGGTGGACTGCGTGGTGCACGCGTGGGATGTGGCGCGATCGATCGGGAAGAACATCGAGCTCGACTCCGATCCCGAAATGGCCGACGAGACGCTGGCGATCGCCAGGATCGTGCCCGGCGGTGCGGATCGGTTGAAGGAGGGTGCGGCGTTCGGGCCGATTTTGGAGGTGCCGGAGGGGAGCGGCAAGCTCGACGAGATTCTGCTGCTGTTGGGGCGGGATCCCAAGTGGGGCAATTGATTCAGGCTGGATAGGGGTTCTCCCGGCTCGGGGGGAGTAGCGGCAACCACGCGTAAGGCGTCGACTACCCGGCGAGCAGTGCCGCTCCCTGCTCGAGCAAACCGGCAGCCTCGTCGGCTCCGACCCCGACCGGCACCCAAAAGTCCTCTCCTGGAACGGCTTCCATATCCAAAACCGGCGGCGTGCGCCAGGAAGCGGTGAGGCCGAGCCGCCAGGAATGCAGGTGGGTGCGTGGCTGCGTCCCGGTCCTGTCGAACAGCGGGTCGCCGACGATCGGGTAGCCGATCCAGGCCAGGTGCACCCGGATCTGGTGGCGGCGGCCGGTGATCGGGCGCAGCGCGAGCACGGTGCGTGACTCGGTGCGCAGCAGGGTCGCGAATTCGGTGATCGACGGATAGTTCTTGCCGCTCAACAGATCCGATTGCCGAACGAACCAGCGGTCGTCTTCGGTGCGTATCGACTCGCGGGGTGCGGCGATCCGCACCCGGTTCTTGCGGCCGACGCTCAGCGGCAGATCGATCACCCCGCGGTCCGGCAGGCCGGTCGAATCCACAACCGCCAGATACGCTTTGGTCGCCGTCTGCTTGTTGAACTGCCTGGTCAGTTCGCCGTGCGCGGGTAATTCCTTGGCCAGCAGCACAAGACCGGATGTCACCTTGTCGATGCGGTGCACGGGGTAGAGGGTCTCACCGGACGCGGCGGCCAACTCGACGATGTCGGTGTCGTGCCGCTCCCCGGTGACCGAGATCCCCGCGGGCTTGTTCAGCGCGAGTACGCCCGCGTCCTCCAGCAGCAGGCAGCGGGCGCGCAGCTGTGACCAGTCGATATCCACTCGGTGGAGTTTATGGGCCTGCTACTTCTCGTCGGCGCGCAGCAGGTGTGGGCGCAGGCGGCTGAAACCGCGGACCCGGACGCTGCGCAGATTGCGAATGGTGAATTCGGGCTCGTTCGCGAGTTCGGCGGCGGCGTGGTCGTCGACCAGGATGGTGCCGGGGCGGGCGACGCCGGTGAGCCGCGAGGCGATATTGACCACCGAGCCGTACAGGTCGCCGAAGCGCTGCAGGACCGGGCCGTACGCGATGGCGACGCGCAGCTCCGGGGTGCCCGCGACCATCATGGTCGACTCCTGGATGGCCAGCGCGATCCGGGCCGCGTCGATGGCGTGCTCGGCCGCGAACATCACCTCGTCGCCGACGTTCTTGATCACCCAGCCGCCGTTCTCGGTGATCGCGGCGGTCGTGGTGGATTCGAACGCCTCGAGCAGCATGGATAGCTCGTCCGGGTGCAGATGCCTGGTGAGCCGGGTGTAGCCGACCATATCGGCGAAGCCGACCGCCAGCTCCCTGGTGGAATCCTCGGCGATCACCGCGCCGTCGAAGGAACGGGCGAGCGCCGCGGCCAGATGCCGCCGCCACGCGTAGGTCTGGAGTTCCTCCAGCACCGCGATGGTCGCCTCGGTCGCGGTTCTGGCGATCTCGGCCGGGTCGCGGTCGGGTTCGGCGGCGCGGGCCGAGGTGATCCTGGTTTCGATCTCGGCGAGCACCAGGTCGGCCTGCCATTCCGCGAGCCGGGCCATGCTCTGGCCGAGCGTGCGGGCGGCGGCGGACTGCTGGCGGATATCCGAGGACGCCACCACGCTGAGGCTGCGGAAGTCCCGCACGGCAGCCACATCGGCATCGGTGTAGTCGTCGGTGTCGTCCGGATTCGCCGGGAAGCCGAGTGCCATCCACAGCCGCTTGGACACCTCCGGCGATACGCCCGAGCGCTCGGCCACCTCGGCGCGGTTGTACCGGCGCGTGCCGCCCAGCAGATACGACTCCACCACCGACTGCACGAGCTCGGCCATCTGGTTGTCCACCATGGTCGGTACCTTACGACCAAGGCATGACGCACAGGCGATGCTCGGATGGAGGTGGCGCGATGGCGGGTTCGGCGCAGGCCGCGACGACAGGGGAGATGAACGTGCGCTCCGATGGTCCGGCGGATGCCGCGACCGTGCTGCTGATCCACGGGTTCGCCGGTTCGCTGCACTGGTTCGACCGGGTCACCGAATTGCTGGTGCCCGCGTACCGGGTGCTGCGGGTCGACTTGCGCGGGCACGGCCGGACCGGCGGCCGGTCCGGGTTCGATCCCGAATCACAGTCCCGCGCAATTATTTCCGCACTCGACGCGCTCGATATCCGGGATGCCGTGGCGCTCGGGCATTCCTTCGGCGCCGATGTGGCGCTGGCCGTCGGGCGGCGCAGCGAGCGGGTGAGTGGGGTCGGAATCATCGGTCAGGCACCGGATTTCAGCTATTCGAAACTGCCCGCCGCAGGTGTGCTGCTGACGTTGCCGGTGCTCGGAGCGCTGCTACACCGGCTCACGCCCGCCGCCGCGATCCGCTTCGGCATGCGGACGGCCTTCGCGCGCGGCTTCGCGGCGCGCGATGCCTTCGATCGGCCCGACCGACCGGTATTGGATTACCGCGCAATGCATCCCGGAATGTTCCGGGAGGTGCTCGTCGATCGGCCCGCGCGGCTGCGGGGCGAACCGCTGGACGCGCAGCTGCGTGCGATCGCCAAGCCCGCGTTGGTGATTCACGGCAGTGCCGATCAGTTGTACGACACCGCGCGGACCGTCGCCCGGTATACGGCGGCGGGCGCGCGGGTCGAGGTGGTCGATGGGGCCGGGCATTCGCCGAATATCGAGCGGCCCAACGAGTTCGCTCGTCTGGTCGGCGAATTCCGCACGGAGACAGGGCTGCGGGCCGGCTAGGTGCTCAGCTGCCTACGAATTCGCGGTCGCCGAATCGAACGTCCGCCGCATTCCAGTCGCCGCCGAGTTCGGTGACGAACCGCTGGGCAAGTGCGTAATCGGCGATATCGGCGACCACGATCAGCCGATTGTCCTCGGTCACCGAGCCGCCGACGAGTCGCTGCCTGGCGACCGGGTCGGCGACCAGCGCGTCGTGGAAGCGCCGCACATCGATACCGGGCACGGTGGCGGTGAATCCGTCGACGCCGGGCGCGTCGGCGGGCAGCGGTTCGAAGGTGAGCACCGACTCCTGCCGGAACTGCGCGCGCACCTGGTCGGCGAGGTTGTGCAGGTCGGGGCCGGTGACGCAGGCGAGATGGAATTCGCGCGAGCGCTCATAGGTGGTCTGCCGCTGGTCCTCGGACCAGAACACGCCGCTGACCAGCGTGGAGCCGACGGGCAGCGCGATATTGGCCGCGACGATGCCGTCCACCTGCAGTTCGAAGCCGTCCAGGCGGGTGCGCAGCCGTTCATCGGCCGGATCGGTGATGGTGCTCGTATTGTCGGTGGCGAACAGTTCGGCGGTGGGCCGCAACGGATTTCCCGCGGCACATGAGGCGGGCCCGGCCTGGGCCTGCACCTGCGTGACCATCGGGACGAGCACCAAAGCGGCGACCGCCGCGATGCGGGACAGCACAACCAAACGGACACTACCCATGCGCGGATCTCCGTATTCTCGGACCTGCCAAGCCGATTCGACGGTCGATTATGCGTTACCGGCGCGTTTTCCGCAGGGGTTTCGGTCCGCTGAGCGGACTCACGAGTTCTGGTACTGCGCAAGGGATTCCCAGGACCAGGTCAGCTCGCCGGATGCCAGATCCGCGACTACCCCTTCCAGCCAACGCAATTCGGCCTCCATGACGGCACGGTTGTATTCGTCCTCCAGCATGGTCACCCGGGGCAAACCGATCGCGGCAACCTTCGCGGCGTCGTTGTCCAGCTCGGTGAGGTTGGCGCGCAACGCCTTTGCCCGGCGGTCCAGTTCGACTCGCGCGGCGTCGGGGCCGAGCAGCATCACGAACGAGAGGGCGGCGGGGAATTCCGGGAACTCGTAGCGGGGTTCGCCGATCATCTCGGTGATCCAGCCGAGGCATGCGGCGCGACCCGCATCGGTGATCTCGTACACCGTCCGCTCGGGGTACTGCTGGTCGCGGCCGGTCTCACGGACGGCGACGAGCCCGGCCTCCTGCAGCCGGGTGATCGTCTTGTACAGCGCGGCGCGCTGGGCGACGTTGACGACCTTGTCCTTGCCCCACTCCTTGATGCGCCGCTGGATCGCGTAGGGGTGCATGGGCTCCAAGTGCAGGATGCCGAGCAGTGCCATGGCCAGGGGGGAGCGCTTGAACTGCGTCGATGCCGTCATACCCGCATTCTACTGGTTTCCCTACTACTAGGTATCTAGAAACTAGTTGCTAAGAAACTAGTAGTTGTGTCACTATTGGCTCATCGGCGGGGACAACCCCGCGAACGAGAGGAACCGGACATGACCACTGAGACCGTCAAGATCCACGTCGACCACGAGACCACCAAGCGGCTCGGCGACTGGACCAGCGCCACCGGCTTCGACGTCAAAGCCCGCTACGGCAGCGTGGTGATCGATCTGCGCTCGCCGCGGATCGAGGGCGACGAACCGATCGAGGTGCACGTCAACCTGGACCACGCGATGGTCAAACTGCTCGTCCCGGAATACGCGGTGATCGATCAGACCGAACTGGAATGGACCGGCCGCGGCAGGGTGAAGGATTTCGCCCGCCCGCAGCAGGCCGCGGGCCGGGTCATCCGGCTCACCGGCACCAGCGCGAAGAGCGAATTCCGGGTGCACCGCGGCGGCATCGCCATTCTGTCCGCACTGTTCTCGCGGGAGTTCCTGGAGGACGCGCGCCGGGCGAACAAGGAGGGCCGCACACCCACCCTGCTCGACCCGGAAAACGCGCCGCGTTGAACCGGATACGCATCGAATTCGGTGGTCCCGCATTGTGTCCAATTGGACACACTGCGGGACTCGCGGTGTCATGCGAGCAATGACAGGCCGCGGCCGGTAGCCGTGTAAAACTTTCCACCACACGGTATTCCTCAGCATCGGAGGACGGTCCATGACGAATTCTGTTGCGCAACTCGATCTGCCGAAACCGCTCGTCATCACGCTCGGGAATCTCAAAGGGGGCGTTGGGAAGACGACCTCGGCCTTCTTCCTTGCCTCGTATTTCGCGCTGGTACACGAACTTCGCGTGCTCGTCATCGACGCCGACCCGCTCAGCCAGACCGGATATTCCTGGTATCGGCGGCTGCAGAAGGGCGAGGTCGAGGTCCCGTTCGAATTGATCGCCTTTCCGTCCCGGCACGTGAACGACTGCATCACCGACAATTCGGCAAAGTTCGATGTCGTCATCGTCGACGCGGGCGGTGAATCGGCGGAGATCTTCAAGGCCGCCATACCGCAGAGCGATGAGCTCATACTGCTGACCAGCGTCAGCCCGTCGGAGGTCAAGCGGGTGCCGAGTACCTATAAGGCCGCCGAGGAGGCGGCCGCGGGCAGCGGCCGGGAAATCCGGGTGCGCGTCCTGATGACCAAGGTTCCGGTGACCATGAAGAACGGTGTGAACGTCTCCACCGAATACCGGGTGCAGCGGGCGAATCTGGAGGACGCCGGATACGACGTTTTCGATTCGTATCTGAGCGCGTGGAAGTGGTACCGCGAGGCGGCCGACGGCGAGGTCGGCGACGGCGCCGAGAATCCGATCGCGGACCTGGGGGAGTATCGGCAGGTCGGTGACGAATTACTGAGCCCGTACCGGGCGGTGATGGAGGTGTCGGCCTGATGCCTCCGCAACGCAGGAAGGGTTCCATCGGCGGCGCGCCGAATTCGGCCGCGCGCACCGTCAATCCGTTGAGCGACAAGGCCGAGCACACGCCGCCGGTTTCGCCGCTGCGCGACGCCGAATGGCGGCCGGCGAAAATCACGCCCGCCGCCGAGGACGCGATATTCACCGGCGTGAACGTGCTCACGATGCCATTGCCCGCCGCGGGCGACGGACCGCTGAGCGATCAGGAGCAGGCCCAGCTTTCGGCGTGCGAATCCTCGATCGATAAATTGCGGATGGCGTTCTGGGCGGCGGGCCGGGCGCTGCAGATCGTGCGCGACGGCAGGCTCTACCGGCAGAGCCACGGAACCTTCGACGATTATGTGGAGCAGCGCTGGGATATGCAGCGCTCATACGCGCACAAGCTGATTCGCGCCTGGCCGCTGGCGGCGCGGCTGCATCCGGTGGCCCCTGCGATAAACGAGGGCCAGGTGCGCGAATTGCTGCCGGTGGCCGCCGAATACGGCGAGGATGCGGCGGTGACGGTCTACACCACCATCGCGAATTCCGGGGATGCGAAGGTCACCGCGAGTAAATTGCGCGCGGCCGTTTCGGTGCTGCCGGATCATTTCGACGAGACCGAGGTGGTCGAGCGGCTGCGCGCATGGCTGCGCGGCGATCTGGTGGACGAACCGCGCGGCGAATCCGGTGAACGAGTGCTCGATCTGTTCTCCACCGTCGAATCGCGGCTGGCCGCGCTGACCCGGCGGGTGGTGCGAGGATCGAGCAACGACCCTGCGGCGGCACGCGAATTCGCGGCGAAACTGCGTACGCTGGCCGAGCAGATCGAGGAGCAGATCACGGCCTGAATCGGCGAGAACAGACGCCCCGCAGCGGAATCGGACGCTGCGGGGCTTGTTTTTGCCTGGGATTAGTTATTGATTCGTTACCACGAGAACGTGTGTCGAAACTTTGTGCGCCCCTGAATGTGTCGAATGATGACTGGCTGGATCCGCTGGACTGCACGAGATCTCCGTGATGGTTTTCGAAATCGTTTCGAGGTCGAGGTGGGAAGTCCCGCGACGCCACGCACCTGCGGCGCCACGGCCTGCCGCGGCCATCGATGTGAGCATCGGAGGACCGCATCATGGCATCAACCGAAGACGTCCGATTATCGAGGTTCCTGCATCAGCTGCTGCTCTGGGCCTTGGCGGCCGGAGCGTTCGTCGCGGCGCTGTTCCTCGCATCCCTCATGACCAGCGGGCACGCATCGGCCCAGCCGCCGATACTGCCCGGTATCGGGATCGAGAAACCCGCCATTGTCGAAATCCCGGCCATCGAAACAACTCCCGTTGTCATCATCGATGCGCCCGCTGTTCCGGCTCCGATCACTGAGAGCCACTGCTCCGAAAGCCGGGTCGATGTGCCCGCTGTTCCGGCTCCGATCACCGAGAGCCGGGGCTCCGAAAGCTGGAGCGCCGAAATTCCGGTCATCGCAACGCCTCCGGTGGAGCTGCCGGTCGCGGCCGCACAGAATGTGCCCGGCCTGCCCGGATCCCCGCTCGCGCTGCCCGGCATCGAACTCTCGGTGCACGCGGGCGTGCCGGGCATCGAATTCACCACGCCGGTACGGATTCCCGGACTGGAGCTGGCGCCGGGCCAGCGGATCGAACTGCCCTTCCTCTCCGGCGCTCCCGGCTTGCGGCAGCCCGCGCCCGCGGTGGCGCCGAAGTCGAGGGGTGAGCGCGCCGTCGAGGCCGCGCGCGGCAAGCTCGGCGCGGCGTACGGCACCGGCTCGGCGGGACCCGATTCCTTCGACTGCTCGGGTCTGGTCCAGTGGTCGTACGGGCAGGCGGGTGTCGAGGTGCCGCGCACCAGCTACGACCAGTTGGCCGGCGGTACCCCGGTGGGCCTGGACGAGCTGCGGCCCGGCGATGTCGTCTCGTTCTACGGCGGCGGGCACTCCGCGCTCTACGCGGGTGACGGCAAGGTGATCCACGCGTCGACGCCCGGCCGCGGCGTCGTGCTCTCGCCGATGTCCGAGATGCCCGTCGCGGGCGCCTGTCGGTACTGAATCACCCGGTGGCCGAATCGCTTCGGTTCGACACCGCACGAAAGACGCAGTGGTGCACCCTCGGTGGGGAAGCCGATCGTGCCGCAGCAGGTAGCTGGTCTCAGGTTCGCGTTGTGCTGGAATTTCGCGGGTCGGTGAGGAATTCGCCGATCAGTGCGGTGCCCGGTCCCGGTCGGGCGCCTGGTCCGACTGTCGCATAAGTGTTTTCGTGGTTCAGCTCGCCGCCGCATTCGGCGCACACCATGCGCGCGCTGGTGTGCCG
This region includes:
- a CDS encoding MarR family winged helix-turn-helix transcriptional regulator, coding for MPEVTRPDLAAMIAPLGHALMVAEQPILDRNGLSMWAYVVLLRLDDDPIYTQAALAKATRADKTRIIAILDDLQRRGLIRREPNPADRRVNMVSLTPEGRVLRDRTQREIQEQEEVLLANLPAADRRAFLRALQTLHDIVNQPE
- a CDS encoding TIGR03086 family metal-binding protein, giving the protein MSTITDADLVAMHARSLRLTTDLVETVTPDQLNNETPCAGWNLRDLLTHMTIENHGFAESARGRGGDISLWQTRELADPIGEYLTASADLLDAFGVDDISEREFLLPGIMPGVPFKAEHAVRFQLVDCVVHAWDVARSIGKNIELDSDPEMADETLAIARIVPGGADRLKEGAAFGPILEVPEGSGKLDEILLLLGRDPKWGN
- a CDS encoding RluA family pseudouridine synthase, which codes for MDIDWSQLRARCLLLEDAGVLALNKPAGISVTGERHDTDIVELAAASGETLYPVHRIDKVTSGLVLLAKELPAHGELTRQFNKQTATKAYLAVVDSTGLPDRGVIDLPLSVGRKNRVRIAAPRESIRTEDDRWFVRQSDLLSGKNYPSITEFATLLRTESRTVLALRPITGRRHQIRVHLAWIGYPIVGDPLFDRTGTQPRTHLHSWRLGLTASWRTPPVLDMEAVPGEDFWVPVGVGADEAAGLLEQGAALLAG
- a CDS encoding adenylate/guanylate cyclase domain-containing protein, with amino-acid sequence MVDNQMAELVQSVVESYLLGGTRRYNRAEVAERSGVSPEVSKRLWMALGFPANPDDTDDYTDADVAAVRDFRSLSVVASSDIRQQSAAARTLGQSMARLAEWQADLVLAEIETRITSARAAEPDRDPAEIARTATEATIAVLEELQTYAWRRHLAAALARSFDGAVIAEDSTRELAVGFADMVGYTRLTRHLHPDELSMLLEAFESTTTAAITENGGWVIKNVGDEVMFAAEHAIDAARIALAIQESTMMVAGTPELRVAIAYGPVLQRFGDLYGSVVNIASRLTGVARPGTILVDDHAAAELANEPEFTIRNLRSVRVRGFSRLRPHLLRADEK
- a CDS encoding alpha/beta fold hydrolase encodes the protein MAGSAQAATTGEMNVRSDGPADAATVLLIHGFAGSLHWFDRVTELLVPAYRVLRVDLRGHGRTGGRSGFDPESQSRAIISALDALDIRDAVALGHSFGADVALAVGRRSERVSGVGIIGQAPDFSYSKLPAAGVLLTLPVLGALLHRLTPAAAIRFGMRTAFARGFAARDAFDRPDRPVLDYRAMHPGMFREVLVDRPARLRGEPLDAQLRAIAKPALVIHGSADQLYDTARTVARYTAAGARVEVVDGAGHSPNIERPNEFARLVGEFRTETGLRAG
- a CDS encoding PadR family transcriptional regulator, producing MTASTQFKRSPLAMALLGILHLEPMHPYAIQRRIKEWGKDKVVNVAQRAALYKTITRLQEAGLVAVRETGRDQQYPERTVYEITDAGRAACLGWITEMIGEPRYEFPEFPAALSFVMLLGPDAARVELDRRAKALRANLTELDNDAAKVAAIGLPRVTMLEDEYNRAVMEAELRWLEGVVADLASGELTWSWESLAQYQNS
- a CDS encoding ParA family protein, which codes for MTNSVAQLDLPKPLVITLGNLKGGVGKTTSAFFLASYFALVHELRVLVIDADPLSQTGYSWYRRLQKGEVEVPFELIAFPSRHVNDCITDNSAKFDVVIVDAGGESAEIFKAAIPQSDELILLTSVSPSEVKRVPSTYKAAEEAAAGSGREIRVRVLMTKVPVTMKNGVNVSTEYRVQRANLEDAGYDVFDSYLSAWKWYREAADGEVGDGAENPIADLGEYRQVGDELLSPYRAVMEVSA
- a CDS encoding NlpC/P60 family protein; protein product: MASTEDVRLSRFLHQLLLWALAAGAFVAALFLASLMTSGHASAQPPILPGIGIEKPAIVEIPAIETTPVVIIDAPAVPAPITESHCSESRVDVPAVPAPITESRGSESWSAEIPVIATPPVELPVAAAQNVPGLPGSPLALPGIELSVHAGVPGIEFTTPVRIPGLELAPGQRIELPFLSGAPGLRQPAPAVAPKSRGERAVEAARGKLGAAYGTGSAGPDSFDCSGLVQWSYGQAGVEVPRTSYDQLAGGTPVGLDELRPGDVVSFYGGGHSALYAGDGKVIHASTPGRGVVLSPMSEMPVAGACRY